The Amycolatopsis mongoliensis genome includes a window with the following:
- the metE gene encoding 5-methyltetrahydropteroyltriglutamate--homocysteine S-methyltransferase, protein MTIGTTVLGYPRIGPDRELKRALERYWAGRIDASALLATGRDLRRRTWCELRDAGLDSIPSNTFSLYDHVLDTAELFGVLPARPGLSPLDTYFAAARGVQDAPALEMTKWFDTNYHYLVPELGPDAEFTLAGTKPLDEYREARALGIETRPVLVGPVTFLLLSKATGGFAPLDLLDALLPRYADLLAKLHDEGVEWVQLDEPAFAADRTEAELNALIRAYHRLGKALSRPKLLVAGYFGGLGRGLGVLARAPIDALAVDLVTDESFVDAVAAEPALRDKEVLAGVVDGRNVWRTDPQRALSRAATLLGVAKSVSVSTSCSLLHVPYDVSREDLPLRLKKRLAFARQKVDEVVLLGRALRGAPAGAAVADEAEPADAHVRARLAALLPEHTVRAPYAQRAAAQRAALGLPPLPTTTIGSFPQTAEVRRARAAHRAGTLDDAGYADAMRAEIERVVRLQEDLGLDVLVHGEPERNDMVQYFAEQLAGFAATAHGWVQSYGSRCVRPPILHGDVSRPAPMTVSWAKYAQSLTAKPVKGMLTGPVTILAWSFVRDDQPLAETARQVALAIRDEVHDLEAAGIRVVQVDEPALRELLPLRRARHEEYFAWAVSAFRLATSGIADATQIHTHMCYSEFGEVLPAIDALDADVTSIEAARSKMEVLTDLNAGGFGRGVGPGVYDIHSPRVPSAAEVASLLRTAVGAVPASRVWVNPDCGLKTRGYAEVEPALRNLVAAAREVRAELR, encoded by the coding sequence GTGACCATCGGCACCACTGTGCTCGGCTACCCCCGGATCGGCCCGGACCGGGAGCTCAAACGCGCTCTCGAGCGCTACTGGGCGGGCCGGATCGACGCGTCCGCGTTGCTCGCCACCGGCCGCGACCTGCGTCGACGGACCTGGTGCGAGCTGCGGGACGCCGGGCTGGACTCGATCCCGTCCAACACGTTTTCGCTGTACGACCACGTGCTCGACACCGCCGAGCTGTTCGGCGTGCTGCCCGCCCGGCCGGGTCTTTCGCCGCTCGACACGTACTTCGCCGCCGCGCGGGGCGTCCAGGACGCGCCGGCGCTGGAAATGACGAAGTGGTTCGACACGAACTACCACTACCTCGTCCCCGAGCTGGGCCCGGACGCCGAGTTCACGCTCGCCGGGACCAAGCCCCTCGACGAGTACCGGGAGGCCCGCGCCCTCGGGATCGAGACGCGGCCGGTGCTGGTCGGCCCGGTCACGTTCCTGCTGCTGAGCAAGGCCACCGGCGGGTTCGCCCCGCTGGACCTGCTCGACGCGCTGCTCCCCCGCTACGCCGACCTGCTGGCGAAGCTGCACGACGAGGGCGTCGAGTGGGTGCAGCTGGACGAGCCCGCGTTCGCCGCCGACCGCACCGAGGCCGAGCTGAACGCACTGATCCGCGCCTACCACCGGCTCGGGAAGGCGCTGTCCCGGCCGAAACTGCTGGTCGCCGGGTACTTCGGCGGGCTGGGCCGCGGGCTCGGTGTGCTGGCCCGTGCCCCGATCGACGCGCTGGCCGTCGACCTGGTCACCGACGAGTCCTTTGTGGACGCCGTGGCGGCCGAACCGGCTTTGCGGGACAAGGAGGTCCTGGCCGGGGTCGTCGACGGGCGCAACGTCTGGCGGACCGACCCGCAACGCGCGCTGAGCCGCGCCGCGACCCTGCTCGGCGTCGCGAAGTCGGTCAGCGTCTCGACGTCGTGCTCACTGCTGCACGTCCCCTACGACGTTTCGCGAGAGGACCTGCCCCTGCGGCTGAAGAAGCGTCTCGCCTTCGCGCGGCAGAAGGTCGACGAGGTCGTACTGCTCGGCCGGGCCCTGCGCGGCGCGCCTGCCGGTGCCGCGGTCGCGGACGAGGCCGAACCGGCCGACGCTCACGTGCGCGCCCGGCTGGCGGCGCTGCTCCCGGAGCACACGGTCCGGGCGCCCTACGCGCAGCGCGCCGCCGCCCAGCGGGCCGCGCTCGGCCTGCCGCCGCTGCCGACCACGACGATCGGCTCGTTCCCGCAGACCGCGGAGGTCCGCCGGGCGCGGGCGGCACATCGCGCGGGCACGCTCGACGACGCCGGCTACGCCGACGCGATGCGCGCCGAGATCGAGCGCGTCGTGCGGCTGCAGGAAGACCTCGGGCTCGACGTGCTGGTGCACGGCGAGCCGGAGCGCAACGACATGGTGCAGTACTTCGCCGAGCAGCTGGCTGGCTTCGCGGCGACGGCGCACGGCTGGGTGCAGTCCTACGGCTCCCGCTGCGTCCGCCCGCCGATCCTCCACGGCGACGTCTCGCGGCCGGCGCCGATGACCGTGTCGTGGGCGAAGTACGCGCAGAGCCTGACGGCGAAGCCGGTCAAGGGCATGCTGACCGGCCCGGTGACGATCCTCGCGTGGTCGTTCGTCCGCGACGACCAGCCCCTGGCCGAGACGGCGCGGCAGGTGGCGCTGGCGATCCGCGACGAGGTGCACGACCTGGAGGCGGCGGGCATCCGCGTCGTCCAGGTCGACGAGCCGGCGCTGCGGGAACTGCTGCCGCTGCGGCGGGCACGGCACGAGGAGTACTTCGCCTGGGCGGTGTCGGCGTTCCGGCTGGCGACGTCCGGGATCGCCGACGCGACGCAGATCCACACGCACATGTGCTATTCGGAGTTCGGCGAGGTGCTGCCGGCGATCGACGCCCTCGACGCGGACGTCACCAGCATCGAGGCGGCGCGCTCGAAGATGGAGGTGCTCACGGACCTGAACGCGGGCGGCTTCGGCCGCGGCGTCGGGCCCGGGGTGTACGACATCCACTCGCCGCGGGTGCCTTCGGCGGCCGAAGTGGCTTCGTTGCTGCGGACGGCGGTGGGTGCGGTGCCGGCTTCGCGGGTGTGGGTGAACCCGGACTGCGGCTTGAAGACGCGGGGCTACGCGGAGGTGGAACCGGCGCTGCGCAACCTGGTGGCGGCGGCCCGGGAGGTCCGCGCCGAGCTGCGCTGA
- a CDS encoding ribonucleotide-diphosphate reductase subunit beta, with the protein MTNVETTDATGLGEIEVGAARINVDDKRMINARADVNQLLPMKYTWAWEKYLAGCNNHWMPTEVAMQADIALWKSKDGLTEDERQMLKRNLGFFATAESLVANNIVLAVYRQITNPECRQYLLRQAFEEAVHTHTFQYICESLGLVEGELFNMYREVPSISDKDAWALKYTQHLEDPDFKTGTPEADTAFLRDLVAFYVIFEGMWFYTGFAQILSLGRRNKMVGIAEQYQYILRDESIHLNFGIDCINQIKIENPHLWTSEFQEEVRGMLKEACELEVKYARDTMPRGMLGLSAQLCEQYMHFITDRRAQQIGLQPIFGETENPFPWMSEAMDLKKEKNFFETRVIEYQSGGALDWD; encoded by the coding sequence ATGACCAACGTGGAGACGACGGACGCGACCGGCCTCGGGGAGATCGAGGTCGGCGCCGCCCGGATCAACGTCGACGACAAGCGCATGATCAACGCGCGCGCCGACGTCAACCAGCTGCTGCCGATGAAGTACACGTGGGCCTGGGAGAAGTACCTGGCCGGCTGCAACAACCACTGGATGCCGACCGAGGTCGCCATGCAGGCCGACATCGCGCTGTGGAAGTCGAAGGACGGCCTCACCGAGGACGAGCGGCAGATGCTCAAGCGCAACCTGGGCTTCTTCGCGACCGCGGAGTCCCTGGTGGCCAACAACATCGTGCTCGCGGTGTACCGGCAGATCACCAACCCCGAGTGCCGCCAGTACCTGCTGCGCCAGGCGTTCGAGGAGGCCGTGCACACGCACACCTTCCAGTACATCTGCGAGAGCCTCGGCCTGGTCGAGGGCGAGCTGTTCAACATGTACCGCGAGGTCCCGTCCATTTCGGACAAGGACGCGTGGGCGCTGAAGTACACGCAGCACCTGGAGGACCCGGACTTCAAGACCGGGACGCCGGAGGCCGACACGGCGTTCCTGCGTGACCTCGTCGCGTTCTACGTGATCTTCGAGGGCATGTGGTTCTACACCGGCTTCGCGCAGATCCTGTCGCTGGGCCGCCGCAACAAGATGGTCGGCATCGCCGAGCAGTACCAGTACATCCTGCGCGACGAGTCGATCCACCTGAACTTCGGCATCGACTGCATCAACCAGATCAAGATCGAGAACCCGCACCTGTGGACTTCCGAGTTCCAGGAAGAGGTCCGCGGGATGCTGAAGGAGGCGTGCGAGCTCGAGGTCAAGTACGCGCGCGACACCATGCCGCGCGGCATGCTCGGCCTGTCGGCGCAGCTGTGCGAGCAGTACATGCACTTCATCACCGACCGGCGCGCGCAGCAGATCGGCCTCCAGCCGATCTTCGGCGAGACCGAGAACCCGTTCCCGTGGATGTCCGAGGCGATGGACCTGAAGAAGGAGAAGAACTTCTTCGAGACCCGCGTCATCGAGTACCAGTCGGGCGGCGCTCTCGACTGGGACTGA
- a CDS encoding ribonucleoside-diphosphate reductase subunit alpha, whose amino-acid sequence MSVETGQRPSAADTPTAIRVIRRDGSVSPFDAGKISVALTKAFLAVEGGDAAASSRVHHVVAELTQQVETTLLRHAGPETALHIEQIQDIVELALMRGEHHKVARAYVLYREERSKAREAVKPATAEVALNVKGADGVLRPLDWARVSHVVGEAVAGLEDVSAEPVLAEAKRNLYDGISADELALAQVLAARVLVEQEPNYSYVSARLLLDKLRGEALSYLAKKPRLASQDEMATEYPAYFRAYLRRAIELELVDAELQRFDLDKITAAIRPERDLDFGFLGLQTLYDRYFQHHDGTRFELPQAFFMRVAMGLAIREDDREARAIEFYELLSSFHFMASTPTLFNSGTTRPQLSSCFLTTVDDDLDSIFQAYKNNALLAKYSGGLGNDWTPVRGLGAHIKGTNGQSQGVVPFLKIANDTAVAVNQGGKRKGAACAYLETWHVDIEEFLDLRKNTGDDRRRTHDMNTANWVPDEFLRRVEANAEWTLFSPNETPDLHDLYGNEFAARYREYEAMADRGEIKVFRRIRAVDLWRRMLTMLFETGHPWITFKDPCNLRSPQQHVGVVHSSNLCTEITLNTTTDEVAVCNLGSVNLLKHVTPSGLDTERLEKTVRTAVRMLDNVIDINFYTIPEARRSNLRHRPVGLGIMGFQDALFEIGVPFASEEAVKFADVSMEHLSYYAISASTDLAEERGQYQSFEGSLWSKGILPIDSMQLLIDARQGDGLDVDLSSTLDWAPLRERVKTVGMRNSNVMAIAPTATISNISGVGQSIEPLFQNLFVKSNMSGDFTVVNPHLVKSLKARGLWDEVMVSDLKYFDGSLGQIDRVPDDLKALYATAFEIESKWIVDAGSVRQKWIDQAQSLNLYIAAPSGRKLDELYRYAWHKGLKTTYYLRAQSATHVEKSTLRGTDGKLNAVSATPAPAAATPAPAPAPTPAPAPSPSPAPAPDVDFVATEGAACRIDDPDCEACQ is encoded by the coding sequence ATGTCAGTCGAAACCGGTCAGCGGCCGTCCGCTGCCGACACACCCACCGCGATCCGGGTCATCCGGCGGGACGGCAGCGTGTCGCCGTTCGACGCCGGGAAGATCTCGGTCGCGCTGACCAAGGCGTTCCTCGCGGTCGAGGGTGGCGACGCCGCCGCGTCCTCCCGCGTGCACCACGTCGTCGCCGAGCTGACCCAGCAGGTGGAGACCACCCTGCTGCGCCACGCCGGCCCCGAGACCGCCCTGCACATCGAGCAGATCCAGGACATCGTCGAGCTCGCCCTGATGCGCGGCGAGCACCACAAGGTCGCCCGCGCGTACGTCCTCTACCGCGAGGAGCGCAGCAAGGCCCGCGAGGCCGTGAAGCCGGCCACGGCCGAGGTCGCGCTGAACGTCAAGGGCGCCGACGGCGTCCTGCGCCCGCTCGACTGGGCCCGCGTCTCCCACGTCGTGGGCGAGGCCGTCGCCGGCCTCGAAGACGTCTCGGCCGAGCCCGTGCTCGCCGAGGCCAAGCGCAACCTCTACGACGGCATCAGCGCCGACGAGCTGGCCCTGGCCCAGGTCCTGGCCGCCCGCGTGCTGGTCGAGCAGGAGCCGAACTACTCCTACGTCTCCGCCCGGCTGCTGCTGGACAAGCTGCGCGGCGAGGCGCTGAGCTACCTCGCGAAGAAGCCGCGCCTGGCCAGCCAGGACGAGATGGCCACCGAGTACCCCGCGTACTTCCGCGCCTACCTGCGCCGCGCGATCGAACTGGAGCTGGTCGACGCCGAGCTGCAGCGCTTCGACCTGGACAAGATCACCGCCGCGATCCGCCCGGAGCGCGACCTCGACTTCGGCTTCCTCGGCCTGCAGACGCTCTACGACCGGTACTTCCAGCACCACGACGGCACCCGCTTCGAGCTGCCGCAGGCCTTCTTCATGCGCGTCGCGATGGGCCTGGCCATCCGCGAAGACGACCGTGAAGCCCGCGCCATCGAGTTCTACGAGCTGCTGTCGAGCTTCCACTTCATGGCGTCCACCCCGACGCTGTTCAACTCGGGCACCACGCGCCCGCAGCTGTCGTCCTGCTTCCTGACCACGGTGGACGACGACCTGGACTCGATCTTCCAGGCGTACAAGAACAACGCGCTGCTGGCCAAGTACTCCGGCGGCCTCGGCAACGACTGGACCCCGGTCCGCGGCCTCGGCGCGCACATCAAGGGCACCAACGGCCAGTCGCAGGGTGTCGTGCCGTTCCTCAAGATCGCCAACGACACCGCGGTCGCGGTCAACCAGGGCGGCAAGCGCAAGGGCGCGGCCTGCGCGTACCTCGAGACCTGGCACGTGGACATCGAGGAGTTCCTCGACCTGCGCAAGAACACCGGTGACGACCGCCGGCGCACCCACGACATGAACACCGCGAACTGGGTGCCGGACGAGTTCCTCCGCCGCGTCGAGGCCAACGCCGAGTGGACGCTGTTCTCACCGAACGAGACCCCGGACCTGCACGACCTCTACGGCAACGAGTTCGCCGCCCGCTACCGCGAGTACGAGGCGATGGCCGACCGCGGCGAGATCAAGGTGTTCCGCCGGATCCGCGCGGTGGACCTGTGGCGCCGCATGCTGACCATGCTGTTCGAGACCGGCCACCCGTGGATCACGTTCAAGGACCCGTGCAACCTGCGCTCGCCGCAGCAGCACGTCGGCGTCGTGCACTCGTCCAACCTGTGCACCGAGATCACGCTGAACACCACCACCGACGAGGTCGCGGTCTGCAACCTCGGCTCGGTGAACCTGCTCAAGCACGTCACCCCGTCCGGTCTGGACACCGAGCGCCTCGAGAAGACCGTGCGCACGGCCGTCCGGATGCTGGACAACGTGATCGACATCAACTTCTACACGATCCCGGAGGCGCGCCGCTCCAACCTGCGCCACCGCCCGGTCGGCCTGGGCATCATGGGCTTCCAGGACGCGCTGTTCGAGATCGGCGTCCCGTTCGCCTCCGAGGAGGCCGTGAAGTTCGCCGACGTCTCCATGGAGCACCTCTCCTACTACGCGATCTCGGCGTCGACCGACCTCGCCGAGGAGCGCGGGCAGTACCAGTCGTTCGAGGGATCGCTGTGGAGCAAGGGCATCCTGCCGATCGACTCGATGCAGCTGCTCATCGACGCCCGCCAGGGTGACGGCCTCGATGTCGACTTGTCGTCCACTTTGGACTGGGCGCCGCTGCGCGAGCGGGTCAAGACCGTCGGCATGCGCAACTCCAACGTGATGGCGATCGCGCCGACCGCGACGATCTCCAACATCTCGGGCGTCGGCCAGTCGATCGAGCCGCTGTTCCAGAACCTGTTCGTCAAGTCGAACATGTCCGGCGACTTCACCGTCGTCAACCCGCACCTGGTCAAGAGCCTCAAGGCCCGCGGCCTGTGGGACGAGGTCATGGTCAGCGACCTCAAGTACTTCGACGGCAGCCTCGGCCAGATCGACCGCGTGCCGGACGACCTCAAGGCGCTGTACGCGACGGCGTTCGAGATCGAGTCGAAGTGGATCGTCGACGCCGGTTCGGTGCGCCAGAAGTGGATCGACCAGGCGCAGTCGCTGAACCTCTACATCGCGGCGCCGAGCGGCCGCAAGCTCGACGAGCTGTACCGCTACGCGTGGCACAAGGGCCTCAAGACCACGTACTACCTGCGGGCGCAGTCCGCGACGCACGTGGAGAAGAGCACCCTGCGCGGCACCGACGGCAAGCTGAACGCCGTCTCGGCCACCCCGGCCCCCGCGGCGGCCACCCCGGCTCCCGCGCCGGCCCCGACGCCCGCCCCGGCCCCGTCGCCCTCGCCGGCCCCCGCGCCGGACGTCGACTTCGTCGCCACCGAAGGCGCCGCCTGCCGCATCGACGACCCCGACTGCGAAGCCTGCCAGTAA
- a CDS encoding acetoacetate decarboxylase family protein encodes MSLYPPQPWTLTADARVSVWRVPPSRLPALPAGVSPLVVAGHASVFTAWIDYTPPGQLAYHELLAAVSIKARRVSCSITEIWVDSEASLAGGRELWAIPKDLATLDFTGGRTFTATAATADDWIATAAFTRRPALPLRVPTSFEVAQERDGLLRTPVGAKISPRPASADWSFNPHGPLGYLDGRRPVASLELPASELRFGA; translated from the coding sequence ATGAGCCTCTACCCGCCGCAGCCCTGGACCCTGACCGCCGACGCGCGGGTGTCGGTCTGGCGCGTACCGCCTTCCCGGCTGCCCGCGTTGCCGGCCGGCGTTTCGCCGCTGGTCGTCGCCGGGCACGCGTCGGTGTTCACGGCGTGGATCGACTACACCCCGCCCGGGCAGCTGGCCTACCACGAGCTGCTGGCCGCGGTGTCGATCAAGGCGCGGCGCGTGTCCTGCTCGATCACCGAGATCTGGGTCGACAGCGAGGCGTCCCTGGCGGGCGGCCGCGAGCTGTGGGCGATCCCGAAGGACCTGGCGACGCTGGACTTCACCGGCGGCCGCACGTTCACGGCCACGGCGGCGACGGCCGACGACTGGATCGCGACGGCGGCGTTCACCCGCCGGCCCGCGCTGCCGCTACGGGTCCCGACGTCGTTCGAGGTGGCCCAGGAGCGCGACGGCCTCCTGCGGACCCCGGTGGGGGCCAAGATCAGCCCGCGCCCGGCATCGGCGGACTGGAGCTTCAACCCGCACGGCCCGCTCGGCTACCTCGACGGGCGGCGCCCGGTGGCGAGCCTGGAGTTGCCCGCGTCGGAACTGCGCTTCGGCGCCTGA
- a CDS encoding enoyl-CoA hydratase-related protein yields the protein MADYAEITYAVADRIATVTLNRPEARNGYTIRMADELGAAMDRADRDEDVRVVVLTGAGKDFCVGADLSQGGFDFDPSTGPDAAWQEPAGRCSKRIFTMNKPVIAALHGAAVGGGVTITLSCDYRLASEDSRFGFVFTRRGIYPEGASAWFLPRLVGMGTALDWMISGRVFPAAEALEKGLVHKVFPTGTVLDEAYELAREIVSTTAPVSVAVTRQLLYRMASAESPFPVHELDSRLIGGLGANPDAVEGVMSFLQKRPPSWGLRVDKDLPDYLPWLEK from the coding sequence ATGGCCGACTACGCCGAGATCACCTACGCCGTCGCGGACCGGATCGCCACGGTGACGTTGAACCGCCCGGAGGCGCGCAACGGCTACACGATCCGGATGGCCGACGAGCTCGGCGCCGCCATGGACCGCGCGGACCGCGACGAAGACGTCCGCGTCGTCGTGCTGACCGGGGCGGGCAAGGACTTCTGCGTCGGCGCCGACTTGTCGCAGGGCGGCTTCGACTTCGATCCGTCGACCGGCCCGGACGCGGCGTGGCAGGAGCCCGCCGGCCGCTGCTCGAAGCGGATCTTCACGATGAACAAGCCGGTGATCGCGGCCCTGCACGGCGCGGCGGTCGGCGGCGGCGTCACGATCACGCTGTCGTGCGACTACCGGCTCGCCTCGGAGGACTCGCGCTTCGGCTTCGTGTTCACGCGGCGCGGCATCTACCCCGAAGGCGCCTCGGCGTGGTTCCTCCCCCGGCTCGTCGGCATGGGGACCGCCCTCGACTGGATGATCAGCGGCCGGGTGTTCCCCGCTGCCGAGGCCCTCGAAAAGGGCCTGGTACACAAGGTCTTCCCCACCGGAACCGTGCTCGACGAGGCGTACGAGCTGGCGCGCGAAATCGTGTCGACGACGGCGCCGGTGTCGGTCGCGGTCACCCGCCAGCTGCTCTACCGGATGGCGAGCGCCGAGTCGCCGTTCCCGGTGCACGAACTCGACTCCCGGCTGATCGGCGGGCTGGGCGCGAACCCGGACGCCGTCGAAGGGGTCATGTCGTTCCTGCAGAAGCGGCCGCCGTCGTGGGGCCTGCGCGTGGACAAGGACCTGCCCGACTACCTGCCCTGGCTGGAGAAATGA
- a CDS encoding TIGR03084 family metal-binding protein — translation MADLGVILGDLDAESRTIDDVVANLPASDWARGTPAARWTIAHQIAHLAWTDRKAYIAAAHPEDWQAEVEELLKVGENYVDDGAAAGAARPPREILEDWRAGRKQLAEALAAVPDGQKLPWYGPPMSAASMVTARLMETWAHGQDIFDALGLTREPTARLWHIARFGTRTRDFAYKLNSLAPPAEEFRVELIAPDGSTWAFGPEDAEQKLTGSALDFCLVATQRRHPADTDLVAHGADVEEWLGIAQAFAGPPGEGRKPGQFA, via the coding sequence ATGGCGGACCTCGGCGTGATCCTCGGGGATCTCGACGCGGAATCACGGACGATCGACGACGTGGTGGCGAACCTGCCCGCGTCCGACTGGGCACGGGGTACACCGGCCGCTCGGTGGACGATCGCGCACCAGATCGCCCACCTGGCCTGGACCGACCGCAAGGCCTACATCGCGGCGGCTCACCCGGAGGACTGGCAGGCCGAGGTCGAAGAGCTCCTCAAGGTGGGGGAGAACTACGTCGACGACGGCGCCGCGGCCGGGGCGGCGCGGCCGCCGCGGGAGATCCTCGAAGACTGGCGGGCCGGCCGCAAGCAGCTCGCCGAAGCCCTCGCCGCCGTGCCGGACGGGCAGAAGCTGCCCTGGTACGGCCCGCCGATGAGCGCGGCCTCCATGGTCACCGCCCGCCTGATGGAGACCTGGGCCCACGGCCAGGACATCTTCGACGCCCTCGGTCTGACGCGCGAACCGACCGCGCGGCTGTGGCACATCGCCCGCTTCGGCACCCGGACCCGCGACTTCGCCTACAAGCTCAACTCGCTCGCGCCCCCGGCCGAGGAGTTCCGCGTCGAGCTGATCGCGCCGGACGGCTCCACCTGGGCGTTCGGCCCGGAGGACGCCGAGCAGAAGCTCACCGGCAGCGCGCTCGACTTCTGCCTGGTGGCCACGCAGCGGCGGCACCCGGCCGACACGGACCTGGTCGCGCACGGCGCCGACGTCGAGGAATGGCTCGGCATCGCGCAGGCCTTCGCCGGACCGCCCGGTGAAGGACGGAAACCGGGGCAGTTCGCATGA
- a CDS encoding acyclic terpene utilization AtuA family protein, with protein MTFRIGNASGFYGDRFSAVREMLTGGPLDVLTGDYLAELTMLILGRDRMKDANRGYAKTFLRQMEENLELAKENGVKIVANAGGLNPAGLADALRELADKLGLDVKIAHVEGDDLVARAAELKLGKPLTANAYLGAWGIVECLNAGADVVVTGRVTDASVIVGPAAAHYGWARDDFDALAGAVAAGHVIECGAQATGGNYAFFTEHSLGVPGFPIAEIEADGSSVITKHPGTGGVVNAGTVTAQLLYEITGARYAGPDVTTRFDTLSLTEDGPDRVRISGVRGEAPPPTLKVALNTLGGFRNETTFVLTGLDIEAKAALVREQLEAALKERPPADVKWTLARTDHPDADTEQTASALLHVAVKDADPKVAGRAFTGAAVELALASYPGFHVTAPPSDASPYGVYTAAYVDAGQVPHVAVLPDGMRVDIAPSVSTRELSDVDEPALPEPLDHGPVRRVPLGTIAGARSGDKGGNANLGVWVRSEEAWRWLVHRLTIAEFKLLLPETADLPVTRYLLPNLWAMNFVVEGILGEGVASQARFDPQAKAFGEWLRSREIDIPEVLL; from the coding sequence ATGACTTTCCGCATCGGCAACGCTTCGGGGTTCTACGGCGACCGCTTCTCGGCCGTCCGCGAGATGCTCACCGGCGGCCCGCTCGACGTCCTCACCGGCGACTACCTCGCCGAGCTGACCATGCTCATCCTCGGGCGCGACCGGATGAAGGACGCGAACCGCGGCTACGCCAAGACGTTCCTCCGCCAGATGGAGGAGAACCTCGAGCTGGCCAAGGAAAACGGCGTCAAGATCGTCGCGAACGCGGGCGGCCTCAACCCCGCCGGGCTCGCGGACGCCCTGCGCGAACTGGCCGACAAGCTCGGTCTCGACGTCAAGATCGCGCACGTCGAAGGCGACGACCTGGTCGCGCGCGCCGCCGAGCTGAAGCTCGGGAAACCGTTGACCGCCAACGCCTACCTCGGCGCGTGGGGGATCGTCGAGTGCCTGAACGCGGGCGCGGACGTCGTCGTCACCGGGCGCGTCACCGACGCCTCGGTGATCGTCGGGCCGGCGGCCGCGCACTACGGCTGGGCCCGCGACGACTTCGACGCCCTCGCCGGCGCGGTCGCCGCCGGGCACGTCATCGAATGCGGTGCCCAGGCCACCGGCGGGAACTACGCCTTCTTCACCGAGCACTCCCTGGGCGTGCCGGGGTTCCCGATCGCCGAGATCGAGGCCGACGGCTCCAGCGTCATCACCAAGCACCCGGGCACCGGCGGCGTGGTGAACGCCGGCACGGTCACCGCGCAGCTGCTGTACGAGATCACCGGCGCCCGCTACGCCGGGCCGGACGTCACGACCCGGTTCGACACGCTCTCGCTGACCGAAGACGGACCCGACCGCGTCCGCATCTCCGGCGTCCGCGGTGAGGCTCCGCCGCCGACGCTGAAGGTCGCCTTGAACACCCTCGGCGGGTTCCGCAACGAGACGACGTTCGTCCTCACCGGACTCGACATCGAGGCGAAGGCCGCGCTTGTGCGCGAACAGCTCGAAGCGGCGCTGAAGGAACGGCCCCCCGCCGACGTCAAGTGGACGCTGGCCCGGACCGACCACCCGGACGCCGACACCGAACAGACCGCGAGCGCGCTGCTGCACGTCGCCGTCAAGGACGCCGACCCCAAGGTGGCCGGGCGCGCGTTCACCGGGGCGGCCGTCGAACTGGCGCTGGCCAGCTACCCCGGGTTCCACGTCACCGCGCCGCCGTCGGATGCCTCGCCGTACGGCGTCTACACCGCGGCCTACGTGGACGCCGGGCAGGTCCCGCACGTGGCCGTGCTGCCGGACGGGATGCGAGTCGACATAGCGCCTTCGGTGTCCACCCGGGAGCTGTCCGATGTGGACGAACCCGCGCTGCCCGAGCCCCTCGACCACGGCCCGGTGCGCCGGGTGCCCCTGGGCACGATCGCCGGCGCCCGCAGCGGGGACAAGGGCGGCAACGCCAACCTCGGCGTCTGGGTGCGGTCGGAAGAGGCGTGGCGGTGGCTCGTCCACCGCCTGACCATCGCCGAGTTCAAGCTGCTGCTGCCCGAGACCGCCGACCTGCCGGTGACGCGCTACCTGCTGCCGAACCTGTGGGCGATGAACTTCGTCGTCGAGGGCATCCTCGGCGAGGGCGTCGCGTCGCAGGCGCGGTTCGACCCGCAGGCCAAGGCCTTCGGCGAGTGGCTGCGGTCCCGTGAGATCGACATCCCCGAGGTGCTCCTGTGA